From one Trifolium pratense cultivar HEN17-A07 linkage group LG1, ARS_RC_1.1, whole genome shotgun sequence genomic stretch:
- the LOC123901024 gene encoding uncharacterized protein LOC123901024 isoform X1, which translates to MAAATHRLALIIQNPSNHSEFLLVKQSPPSKFNDEEYDSFVDSDLWDLPSVHLNPLQSQSEPPFELDISSLHSDEFNFSEFDIRSALHEVFGQLGFEMVEIGEWKFHMYVKEAAFGPGLPVNTVFIVGKLVDETKEFSDSYQWMSIQSCLNWLVEVIPHGDRVGPLAVAGLVNDSSASANWKVPPAINYQEYPTGVILIPMGSRTAKPFSTTNLVVFAPENVPNASEDNKLIACGDALIVDPGCLSEFHGELKKVVTALPRRLVVFVTHHHRDHVDGLSVIQKCNPDAILLAHENTMRRISKDDWSLGYTSVTGDEDIYVGGQKLKVIFAPGHTDGHMALLHVNTHSLIVGDHCVGQGSAVLDITSGGNMSEYFKTTYKFLELSPHALIPMHGRVNVWPKQMLCGYLKNRRSREANILKAIEGGAKTLFDIVAYVYSDVDRRAWISASSNVRLHVDHLAQQHKLPKDFSIQNFKKTCGLHFLSRWIWAYTSCSLRPRKSSFLIAGVLVGIAVLVHYTPKTKFRK; encoded by the exons ATGGCAGCAGCAACTCACAGACTCGCTTTGATCATCCAAAATCCTTCAAACCATAGCGAATTTCTTCTCGTCAAGCAGTCCCCTCCTTCCAAATTCAACGATGAAGAATACGACTCTTTCGTTGACTCCGATCTCTGGGACTTGCCTTCAGTGCACTTGAACCCACTCCAATCACAATCGGAACCACCATTTGAGCTAGACATTTCGTCCTTACATTCCGACGAGTTCAATTTCAGCGAATTCGATATCCGTTCTGCTCTCCACGAG GTGTTTGGACAATTAGGGTTTGAGATGGTTGAAATAGGAGAATGGAAGTTTCATATGTATGTTAAGGAAGCTGCGTTCGGTCCTGGTTTGCCTGTTAACACTGTTTTCATTGTTGGGAAGCTAGTTGATGAGACCAAGGAATTTTCAG ATTCATATCAATGGATGTCCATTCAAAGCTGTCTTAACTGGCTTGTGGAAGTGATTCCACATGGTGATCGTGTTGGACCGTTGGCAGTTGCTGGTCTTGTAAATGACTCGTCTGCCTCTGCAAACTGGAAAGTCCCTCCAGCCATCAACTACCAG gaGTACCCGACTGGTGTTATACTTATTCCTATGGGAAGTAGGACAGCAAAACCTTTTTCTACAACAAACTTGGTGGTGTTTGCACCTGAGAATGTTCCAAATGCTTCCGAGGATAATAAACTTATTGCTTGTGGAGATGCCCTAATAGTTGATCCAGGATGTCTGTCAGAATTCCATGGAGAG CTAAAGAAAGTTGTTACTGCTTTGCCAAGAAGACTAGTGGTCTTTGTCACCCATCATCACCGAGACCATGTAGATG GTCTCTCAGTTATACAAAAGTGCAATCCTGATGCTATTTTGCTTGCGCATGAGAATACCATGCGACGCATAAGTAAAG ATGATTGGTCACTCGGCTATACCTCAGTTACCGGAGATGAAGACATATACGTTGGTGGTCAGAAATTGAAAGTTATTTTTGCACCG gGACATACAGATGGCCATATGGCATTGCTTCATGTGAATACACATTCCTTAATTGTAGGTGATCATTGTGTCGG TCAGGGGAGTGCTGTCTTGGACATAACTTCTGGTGGAAATATGTCT GAATACTTCAAAACCACATACAAATTTCTGGAGCTTTCACCACATGCTTTGATACCTATGCATGGGAGAGTTAATGTCTGGCCAAAGCAGATGTTGTGCGGATATCTAAA GAATCGTAGGAGTAGAGAAGCTAATATCTTAAAAGCTATTGAAGGTGGAGCTAAAACATTGTTTGACATTGTTGCATATGTATATTCTGATGTTGACCGGCGTGCTTGGATTTCTGCATCATCAAATGTGAGGCTCCATGTGGATCATCTGGCCCAGCAACATAAATTACCAAAG GATTTTTCAATCCAGAATTTCAAAAAGACTTGTGGGCTGCATTTTCTATCGCGATGGATATGGGCTTACACTAGTTGCAGCTTACGTCCAAGGAAATCTTCATTTCTTATCGCTGGTGTTTTGGTTGGCATTGCTGTATTGGTGCATTATACGCCCAAAACCAAATTCAGGAAATAG
- the LOC123901024 gene encoding uncharacterized protein LOC123901024 isoform X2 yields the protein MAAATHRLALIIQNPSNHSEFLLVKQSPPSKFNDEEYDSFVDSDLWDLPSVHLNPLQSQSEPPFELDISSLHSDEFNFSEFDIRSALHEVFGQLGFEMVEIGEWKFHMYVKEAAFGPGLPVNTVFIVGKLVDETKEFSDSYQWMSIQSCLNWLVEVIPHGDRVGPLAVAGLVNDSSASANWKVPPAINYQEYPTGVILIPMGSRTAKPFSTTNLVVFAPENVPNASEDNKLIACGDALIVDPGCLSEFHGELKKVVTALPRRLVVFVTHHHRDHVDGLSVIQKCNPDAILLAHENTMRRISKDDWSLGYTSVTGDEDIYVGGQKLKVIFAPGHTDGHMALLHVNTHSLIVGDHCVGQGSAVLDITSGGNMSEYFKTTYKFLELSPHALIPMHGRVNVWPKQMLCGYLKNRRSREANILKAIEGGAKTLFDIVAYVYSDVDRRAWISASSNVRLHVDHLAQQHKLPKDFSLETFNSSLVDSLRKL from the exons ATGGCAGCAGCAACTCACAGACTCGCTTTGATCATCCAAAATCCTTCAAACCATAGCGAATTTCTTCTCGTCAAGCAGTCCCCTCCTTCCAAATTCAACGATGAAGAATACGACTCTTTCGTTGACTCCGATCTCTGGGACTTGCCTTCAGTGCACTTGAACCCACTCCAATCACAATCGGAACCACCATTTGAGCTAGACATTTCGTCCTTACATTCCGACGAGTTCAATTTCAGCGAATTCGATATCCGTTCTGCTCTCCACGAG GTGTTTGGACAATTAGGGTTTGAGATGGTTGAAATAGGAGAATGGAAGTTTCATATGTATGTTAAGGAAGCTGCGTTCGGTCCTGGTTTGCCTGTTAACACTGTTTTCATTGTTGGGAAGCTAGTTGATGAGACCAAGGAATTTTCAG ATTCATATCAATGGATGTCCATTCAAAGCTGTCTTAACTGGCTTGTGGAAGTGATTCCACATGGTGATCGTGTTGGACCGTTGGCAGTTGCTGGTCTTGTAAATGACTCGTCTGCCTCTGCAAACTGGAAAGTCCCTCCAGCCATCAACTACCAG gaGTACCCGACTGGTGTTATACTTATTCCTATGGGAAGTAGGACAGCAAAACCTTTTTCTACAACAAACTTGGTGGTGTTTGCACCTGAGAATGTTCCAAATGCTTCCGAGGATAATAAACTTATTGCTTGTGGAGATGCCCTAATAGTTGATCCAGGATGTCTGTCAGAATTCCATGGAGAG CTAAAGAAAGTTGTTACTGCTTTGCCAAGAAGACTAGTGGTCTTTGTCACCCATCATCACCGAGACCATGTAGATG GTCTCTCAGTTATACAAAAGTGCAATCCTGATGCTATTTTGCTTGCGCATGAGAATACCATGCGACGCATAAGTAAAG ATGATTGGTCACTCGGCTATACCTCAGTTACCGGAGATGAAGACATATACGTTGGTGGTCAGAAATTGAAAGTTATTTTTGCACCG gGACATACAGATGGCCATATGGCATTGCTTCATGTGAATACACATTCCTTAATTGTAGGTGATCATTGTGTCGG TCAGGGGAGTGCTGTCTTGGACATAACTTCTGGTGGAAATATGTCT GAATACTTCAAAACCACATACAAATTTCTGGAGCTTTCACCACATGCTTTGATACCTATGCATGGGAGAGTTAATGTCTGGCCAAAGCAGATGTTGTGCGGATATCTAAA GAATCGTAGGAGTAGAGAAGCTAATATCTTAAAAGCTATTGAAGGTGGAGCTAAAACATTGTTTGACATTGTTGCATATGTATATTCTGATGTTGACCGGCGTGCTTGGATTTCTGCATCATCAAATGTGAGGCTCCATGTGGATCATCTGGCCCAGCAACATAAATTACCAAAG GATTTCTCTCTAGAAACTTTCAATTCCAGTTTGGTTGACAGCTTGCGTAAATTATAG
- the LOC123901051 gene encoding glycosyltransferase BC10-like, translating to MSEKMKGSNNQYTSKIFNVQLHFISFLTYSLILVFGLTLGIMISFYLKECTFSLQFTQFSIPRTQPLSPPIAVKQERVGLKDFLKPPPIMHDMDDEELLWRASVAAKIPDYPFERIPKVAFMFLTKGPVFLAPLWEQFFKGHEGYYSIYVHSNPSYNGSHPESPVFHGRRIPSKEVQWGNVNMIEAERRLLANALLDISNQRFVLVSESCIPLFNFSTIYSYLINSTQNYVMAYDDPSPVGRGRYSIQMLPEVSLNQWRKGFQWFEMDRDLALGVVSDRIYFPVFQQYCKGSCYADEHYLPTFVSIKFWEGNSNRSLTWVDWSKGGPHPAHFLRSDVNVEFLERLRSKKCEYNNGNSTNACYLFARKFLPSTLSKLLKIAPEVMHFEHYDRPKKQKLITKI from the exons ATGTCAGAAAAAATGAAGGGCTCAAATAATCAATATACATCAAAGATTTTCAATGTTCAACTTCACTTTATTAGTTTTCTCACCTATAGTCTAATTTTGGTATTTGGTTTAACACTTGGAATAATGATAAGTTTCTATCTCAAAGAGTGTACATTTAGTCTACAATTCACTCAGTTTTCTATACCAAGAACACAACCTTTGTCGCCGCCGATTGCTGTGAAACAAGAACGTGTTGGATTGAAGGATTTTCTTAAACCTCCTCCTATTATGCATGATATGGATGATGAAGAATTGTTATGGAGAGCTTCTGTGGCTGCAAAAATACCTGATTACCCTTTTGAACGAATTCCTAAGGTTGCTTTCATGTTTTTGACAAAAGGTCCTGTGTTTTTGGCACCTTTGTGGGAACAGTTTTTTAAAGGACATGAAGGGTATTACTCTATTTATGTGCATTCTAATCCTTCTTATAATGGATCACACCCTGAGAGTCCTGTTTTTCATGGCAGAAGAATTCCTAGTAAG GAAGTTCAATGGGGAAATGTTAACATGATTGAAGCGGAGCGTCGCTTACTAGCGAATGCACTTCTCGATATCTCAAACCAACGATTTGTTCTTGTATCAGAATCTTGCATACCACTCTTCAACTTCTCAACAATCTACTCTTACTTAATAAACTCTACACAAAACTATGTTATGGCTTATGATGATCCTAGCCCGGTTGGTCGCGGCCGTTATAGCATCCAGATGTTACCTGAGGTTTCCCTCAATCAATGGAGAAAAGGGTTCCAATGGTTTGAAATGGACAGAGATCTTGCTCTAGGAGTTGTATCTGATAGAATATACTTCCCAGTTTTTCAGCAGTATTGCAAAGGTTCATGTTATGCAGATGAACATTACTTGCCAACTTTTGTTAGCATAAAGTTTTGGGAAGGAAATTCAAATAGGAGTTTGACTTGGGTTGACTGGTCAAAAGGGGGTCCACATCCAGCTCATTTTTTAAGGTCTGATGTTAATGTTGAGTTTTTGGAGAGATTGAGGAGCAAGAAATGTGAGTATAATAATGGAAACAGCACCAATGCTTGTTATCTGTTTGCTAGGAAGTTCTTGCCTAGTACATTGTCAAAGCTCTTGAAGATTGCACCTGAGGTTATGCATTTTGAACACTATGATAGGCCTAAAAAACAGAAACTTATCACTAAAATTTAA
- the LOC123901083 gene encoding probable leucine-rich repeat receptor-like protein kinase At1g68400: MASTLSPYILLLLFSSHFVLIVHSSTNPDLESLISFKTLSDPSKKLTTWKTGTDPCTWTGVSCVKNRVTRLVLENLNLQGSIEPLTSLTQLRVLSLKGNRFSGSLPTLSNFTSLKLLFLSNNRFSGEFPSTVTSLFRLYRLDLSNNNFSGEIPAKVNRLTHLLTLRLNENQFSGLIPELHLPNLQDFNVSGNILSGEIPETLSGFSGSSFGQNPFLCGAPLKKCEAEPSKPGSEGAIASPLVPSSRIPTVSSSPSTMPTTTPTTNVKSHEKRGSKMSPIVLIAIIVGDVFVLGIVCLLLYCYFWRNYSSKSKEEKKGLKLFESEKIVYSSSPYPTQGGFERGRMVFFEGEKRFELEDLLRASAEMLGKGGFGTAYKAVLDDGNVVAVKRLKDAQIAGKREFEQHMEVLGRIRHPNVVSLRAYYFAREEKLLVYDYMPNATLFWLLHGNRGPGRTPLDWTTRLKIAAGAAKGVTFIHNSCKSLKLTHGNIKSTNILLDKQGNARVSDFGLSIFNGPSPSGAGNRPNGYRAPEVLDGRKQSQKSDVYSFGVLLLEMLTGKCPSAGESGGSGYGGGVIDLPRWVQSVVREEWTAEVFDLELMRYKDIEEEMVGLLQIAMSCTAASPDQRPRMSHVLKMIEDLRGVEVSPCHDTVESVSDSPSLSEDACAGTASQ, from the exons ATGGCGTCTACACTCTCTCCCtacattcttcttcttcttttctcttccCATTTTGTCCTCATTGTTCATTCTTCCACAAACCCAGATTTAGAATCTCTTATATCTTTCAAAACACTTTCAGACCCATCAAAAAAGCTCACAACTTGGAAAACCGGAACTGACCCATGCACTTGGACCGGCGTTTCATGCGTCAAAAACCGAGTCACTCGACTCGTTCTCGAAAATCTAAACTTACAAGGCTCCATTGAACCATTAACTTCTTTAACTCAGCTTCGAGTTTTAAGTCTCAAAGGAAACCGGTTTTCCGGTTCACTTCCAACTCTCTCCAACTTCACTTCTCTTAAGCTTCTATTTTTATCTAACAACCGTTTCTCCGGCGAGTTTCCGTCGACGGTGACGTCACTTTTCCGTCTCTACCGTCTCGATCTGTCGAATAACAACTTCTCCGGCGAGATTCCGGCGAAGGTCAACCGTTTGACTCACCTCCTCACTCTCCGTCTTAACGAGAATCAGTTCTCCGGTCTCATTCCTGAACTTCACCTTCCTAACCTTCAAGACTTTAACGTCTCCGGGAATATTCTCTCCGGCGAGATACCGGAAACCTTATCAGGTTTCTCCGGTTCATCTTTCGGGCAAAACCCGTTTCTTTGTGGTGCTCCGTTGAAGAAATGTGAAGCCGAACCGAGCAAACCGGGTTCTGAAGGTGCCATTGCTTCACCATTGGTACCAAGTAGTAGAATTCCAACCGTTTCATCTTCACCAAGCACAATGccaacaacaacaccaacaacaaaCGTTAAAAGCCATGAAAAAAGAGGTTCTAAAATGAGTCCTATAGTTTTGATAGCTATTATAGTTGGTGATGTTTTTGTTCTTGGAATAGTGTGTTTACTTCTTTATTGCTATTTTTGGAGAAACTATTCTTCAAaatcaaaggaagaaaaaaagggGTTGAAACTATTTGAGAGTGAAAAGATAGTGTATTCATCAAGTCCATACCCTACACAAGGAGGGTTTGAGAGGGGTAGAATGGTATTTTTTGAAGGAGAGAAAAGATTTGAACTTGAGGATTTGTTACGTGCTTCTGCTGAAATGCTTGGGAAAGGTGGATTTGGAACTGCTTATAAAGCTGTTCTTGATGATGGAAATGTTGTTGCTGTGAAGAGGTTGAAAGATGCACAGATTGCAGGGAAGAGAGAATTTGAACAGCATATGGAAGTTCTTGGAAGGATTAGGCACCCAAATGTTGTTAGTTTAAGGGCTTATTATTTTGCAAGAGAAGAGAAGTTATTAGTGTATGATTACATGCCTAATGCAACTTTGTTCTGGCTTCTTCATG GAAACAGAGGACCAGGAAGAACCCCACTGGATTGGACCACAAGGCTCAAGATAGCAGCTGGAGCTGCTAAAGGAGTAACTTTCATTCATAACTCGTGCAAATCCCTTAAACTCACTCATGGTAACATTAAATCCACCAACATACTTCTTGACAAGCAAGGAAATGCACGAGTATCGGATTTTGGGCTATCAATTTTCAACGGCCCAAGCCCGTCAGGAGCTGGTAACAGGCCAAACGGCTACCGTGCTCCTGAGGTTTTAGATGGTCGAAAACAATCCCAAAAATCTGATGTGTACTCTTTCGGTGTTCTGTTGTTAGAGATGCTGACAGGAAAGTGTCCGTCTGCTGGGGAGAGTGGTGGAAGTGGTTATGGTGGGGGTGTGATTGATCTTCCTAGGTGGGTGCAATCAGTAGTTAGAGAGGAATGGACTGCTGAAGTTTTTGATTTGGAGTTGATGAGGTATAAGGATATTGAAGAGGAAATGGTTGGATTGCTTCAGATTGCTATGTCGTGTACCGCTGCTTCACCTGATCAACGGCCAAGGATGTCACACGTTCTTAAGATGATTGAGGACTTGCGTGGGGTCGAGGTGTCTCCCTGTCATGACACGGTGGAATCTGTCTCCGATTCACCTTCATTGTCTGAAGATGCCTGTGCTGGTACTGCTAGTCAGTAA
- the LOC123901067 gene encoding LEAF RUST 10 DISEASE-RESISTANCE LOCUS RECEPTOR-LIKE PROTEIN KINASE-like 2.4 produces the protein MVSQRLFLFSCFVTQLLLASGNCPSSINCGFLGEIEFPFTSTEHPNCGMLVIHGCDDYEPQSKKIIQNNKRWFDVLKIESFTITIRDDQLHDLLLQRSCNILTYNSMFTVNTPLVFSRLENPVTVYGCNSNNTLDLQRYYSVSNSTSICRNENNTLNGVSDSDIKNNKAIVVIIYDTISSNSNHLKGCSNVDLPTGFKVNHLDPDDLFNFLSGDIAIKIQVSQNCSTCHDLYGGQCRLDNTGNFYCHQGKSKKTHLTVAAATSSAGVLGVLVFLAWFLRRRFINNKNPPYQIIELFLKNHGHLAAKRYTYAEIKKATNSFKNKLGQGGYGSVYKGKLQDGSLVAVKVLNESHGNGEEFINEVASISVTSHVNIVSLLGFYLEGSKRALIYDYMPNGSLEKFIYEDKDPLNLNLQLSCKTIYNIAIGVARGLEYLHKGCNTKILHFDIKPHNILLDDDFCPKVSDFGLAKVCPRKDSIISLLGARGTAGYIAPEVFSRNFGGVSHKSDVYSYGMMVLEMVGGKQNNNIIDVERSSEIYFPHWVYKRIELNQEPRLRSIKSEFDKKIVQKMIIVSLWCIQTDPSHRPAMSKVVDMMEGSLESLQIPPKPCLSSPPRSPSRSSDYNSHTSQDLHQSGTVLTTECEPLIILGRGSGRLPSPEDGETILLSNARFEEESSIV, from the exons ATGGTTTCACAGCGCCTTTTCTTGTTTTCATGCTTTGTTACACAACTGCTACTAGCATCAGGTAACTGTCCATCTTCAATTAACTGCGGATTTCTCGGAGAAATTGAGTTTCCTTTTACCAGCACAGAACATCCAAATTGTGGCATGTTAGTAATACATGGCTGTGATGACTATGAACCACAAtccaaaaaaatcattcaaaataaCAAAAGATGGTTCGATGTTCTCAAAATCGAATCATTCACAATCACAATTCGAGATGACCAACTTCATGACTTGTTACTACAAAGAAGCTGCAATATTCTAACATACAATTCTATGTTCACGGTCAACACGCCTTTGGTATTTTCTCGTCTAGAAAATCCGGTAACTGTTTACGGATGCAACAGTAACAACACACTCGATCTACAACGATACTATTCCGTTTCTAATTCTACTTCGATTTGTAGAAACGAAAACAATACTTTGAATGGTGTTTCAGATTCAGATATAAAGAATAATAAAGCTATTGTGGTTATAATTTATGATACTATCTCTTCAAACTCTAATCATCTTAAAGGATGTTCAAATGTTGATCTTCCAACTGGTTTCAAGGTTAACCATCTTGATCCAGATGATCTTTTTAACTTCCTAAGTGGTGATATTGCAATCAAAATACAAGTTTCTCAGAATTGTTCAACCTGTCATGATCTTTATGGGGGTCAATGTCGACTTGATAACACCGGAAACTTTTATTGCCACCAAGGGAAATCTAAAAAGACACATCTTACAGTGGCAGCAG CTACATCTTCTGCCGGAGTACTTGGAGTTCTGGTTTTTTTGGCTTGGTTCTTAAGAAGACGCTTCATCAACAATAAAAACCCTCCATACCAAATAATTGAGTTGTTTCTGAAAAACCATGGTCACCTTGCAGCTAAAAGATACACTTATGCAGAGATAAAGAAAGCAACAAATTCATTCAAAAACAAACTAGGTCAAGGAGGCTATGGCAGTGTATACAAAGGGAAATTACAAGATGGAAGTCTCGTGGCAGTAAAAGTATTAAACGAATCTCACGGTAACGGTGAAGAGTTCATCAATGAGGTTGCTAGTATTAGTGTCACTTCTCATGTTAACATTGTTAGTTTGTTAGGATTCTATCTAGAAGGTTCTAAAAGAGCTTTGATATATGACTACATGCCTAATGGTTCACTTGAGAAGTTCATATATGAAGACAAAGATCCATTAAATCTAAATCTTCAATTGAGTTGCAAAACTATCTACAATATTGCAATTGGCGTTGCTCGAGGATTAGAGTATTTGCACAAAGGTTGCAATACTAAAATCTTGCATTTTGATATAAAACCTCATAACATATTGCTAGACGATGATTTTTGTCCGAAGGTTTCAGATTTTGGACTCGCAAAAGTATGTCCAAGAAAAGACAGTATCATATCCTTATTAGGTGCCAGAGGCACTGCAGGATACATTGCTCCAGAAGTGTTCTCTAGAAACTTTGGCGGCGTCTCCCATAAATCCGATGTATACAGCTATGGAATGATGGTTTTAGAAATGGTTGGAGGAAAACAGAATAACAATATCATTGATGTTGAACGGTCGAGTGAAATTTATTTTCCGCACTGGGTTTACAAGCGAATTGAACTGAATCAAGAACCTAGGTTACGAAGCATTAAAAGTGAATTTGATAAAAAGATTGTACAAAAGATGATTATAGTAAGCTTATGGTGCATCCAAACTGATCCATCACATAGGCCTGCAATGAGTAAAGTGGTAGATATGATGGAAGGTAGCTTGGAATCTTTGCAAATACCACCAAAACCATGTCTCTCTTCACCTCCTAGGTCACCCTCAAGATCATCAGATTATAACTCTCACACATCTCAGGATTTGCATCAATCAG GAACAGTCCTTACCACTGAATGTGAACCTCTAATCATCCTTGGTAGAGGTAGTGGGAGACTACCATCCCCAGAAGATGGTGAAACAATATTGTTGTCAAATGCAAGATTTGAGGAGGAAAGTAGTATAGTATAG
- the LOC123901099 gene encoding rust resistance kinase Lr10-like produces MSWLFIFKSLLFSLLMLQVSAQDGRCPTSFSCGYLGQITFPFTVTESPHCGILAISGCDNNGIAYPKSIQLGKRPSNQSFIVTYVDHDTITVRDDALREKLHLKDCQAFNNFTVPPTSPLASFYIKYNITMFKCNRSLSITLPRNFYFYKYTNCSGYNLYYDLLNRDGFKVPSSLAQCTQCQVAIRDSPTTDPFNFVSPEISIEVQLSDDCNKCLHHQGGQCQLDNQGKFFCAQGSRTRNWPVKILALGVGVVVTVVALLLLVVKNHKIYYTRWKNKNSTNLVIEVFLKKHGSLQTKRYCYSEIKKVTNSFKNKLGQGGFGSVYKGRLDDGRYVAVKILNELKDSGEEFMNEVASICGTSHVNIVNLLGFCLEGSKRALVYEFMHNGSLEKFIFEENDHIPDFQLHCQTLYHIAIGVARGLEYLHKGCNTRILHFDIKPHNILLDKNFNPKISDFGLAKICARKESMVSMVSIFGARGTAGYIAPEVFSRNFGAVSHKSDVYSYGMMVMEMVGRRKNINTEVDRSSEIYFPHWIYNRLDSNQDLGLRNIRNEMDDEKVRKMTIVALWCIQTNPSTRPDISKVVEMLEGRVESLQMPPKPFLSSPPSNSPVHFSTGTQTLESMRMLDAEQLEHSS; encoded by the exons ATGTCTTGGCTTTTCATTTTCAAATCATTACTTTTCTCCCTGCTTATGCTTCAGGTCTCAGCTCAAGATGGAAGATGTCCAACATCTTTTAGTTGTGGATATCTTGGCCAGATTACCTTCCCTTTCACAGTCACAGAAAGCCCTCACTGTGGCATTTTGGCCATAAGTGGTTGTGATAATAACGGTATAGCTTATCCCAAAAGCATCCAACTAGGCAAGCGACCATCAAATCAGTCTTTCATAGTTACATACGTGGATCATGATACCATCACAGTCAGAGATGATGCTCTACGGGAGAAGTTGCATTTAAAAGATTGTCAGGCCTTTAACAACTTTACTGTTCCTCCCACCTCTCCTTTAGCATCTTTCTATATCAAATATAATATAACTATGTTCAAGTGCAACCGCTCCCTTAGTATCACCCTTCcgagaaatttttatttttataagtatacaaaCTGTTCTGGTTATAATCTCTATTACGACCTTCTAAATAGAGATGGTTTTAAAGTGCCAAGCTCTTTGGCACAGTGTACACAGTGTCAGGTTGCAATAAGAGACAGCCCCACAACTGACCCCTTTAATTTTGTATCTCCTGAGATCTCCATTGAAGTACAATTATCTGATGATTGTAATAAGTGTCTTCATCACCAAGGGGGGCAATGTCAACTTGACAATCAAGGAAAATTCTTCTGTGCCCAAG GGAGTAGAACTAGAAACTGGCCTGTGAAAATATTGGCGCTAGGAGTTGGAGTAG TTGTTACAGTAGTAGCTCTATTGCTACTAGTGGTCAAGAATCACAAGATCTACTATACAAGATGGAAGAATAAAAATTCAACCAATCTAGTAATTGAGGTCTTTTTGAAGAAACATGGATCCCTTCAAACCAAGAGGTATTGTTACTCTGAGATAAAGAAAGTGACCAActcctttaaaaataaattaggcCAAGGAGGATTCGGAAGTGTATACAAAGGACGGTTAGATGATGGACGTTATGTTGCAGTGAAGATCCTAAATGAATTGAAGGATAGTGGAGAGGAATTCATGAATGAAGTTGCAAGTATATGTGGAACTTCTCATGTTAACATTGTCAATCTTCTTGGGTTCTGTTTGGAAGGTTCCAAACGAGCTTTAGTTTACGAGTTTATGCATAATGGCTCTCTTGAGAAGTTTATCTTTGAGGAAAATGACCATATTCCAGATTTCCAATTGCACTGCCAAACTTTGTACCACATCGCAATTGGTGTAGCTCGAGGGCTAGAATACCTGCACAAAGGCTGCAATACTAGAATATTACATTTTGACATTAAGCCTCATAACATTCTTTTGGACAAGAATTTCAACCCCAAAATTTCAGATTTTGGACTTGCAAAGATTTGTGCAAGAAAAGAAAGTATGGTATCAATGGTATCGATATTTGGTGCCAGAGGAACGGCGGGATATATTGCCCCCGAGGTATTTTCTAGGAATTTTGGTGCAGTGTCACATAAGTCTGATGTGTACAGTTATGGAATGATGGTTATGGAAATGGTTGGAAGgagaaaaaatattaacactGAAGTTGACCGATCGAGTGAAATATATTTTCCTCATTGGATTTACAATCGTCTTGATTCTAATCAAGATCTTGGTCTGCGGAATATAAGAAATGAAATGGATGACGAAAAGGTGAGAAAGATGACAATAGTAGCTCTATGGTGCATACAAACCAACCCTTCAACTCGACCTGATATAAGTAAAGTGGTGGAGATGTTAGAAGGTAGAGTTGAGTCGTTGCAAATGCCACCTAAACCCTTTTTGTCTTCTCCTCCTTCAAACTCTCCGGTCCATTTCTCAACTGGAACAcaaactctagagtccatgagaATGCTAGATGCAGAACAACTGGAGCATTCCAGCTAG